The Methanoregula sp. UBA64 genome contains the following window.
AGATCCGTGCCGCCCTGATCGCGGAGTACGGCACGCGGGGAAAAAAAGCCCTGGACGCAGTCGACCGCGGACAGGTGAGGAAGTACCTCGACTTTTTTGTGGTCACCGGAACAACCGGCGATCACGTGATTGACGAGGGCGTCTGCACCTGCCGGGACTTTGCGTTCCGGCAAAAACCCTGCTGGCACATTCTCGCGGTCAGGATTGCAGAAGCCACCGGGAAGTATGTTGCACATGACACCTGGTACCAGGAAAACTGGAAAGGATAAGTGCGAACAAAGACAATAACTATCCCGATATCTTAGAATAGTAACAGGCAAGTGTACGTGGTTTTCACAATGTTCGAAGAAGAATACCAGCTCGAATATTTCAAGGACCAGGGATTTACCCGGAAGATCTGTAAATCCTGCGGCTCCCCGTTCTGGACACGCGACCCATCCCGCGAGAGCTGCGGCGATGCGGCCTGCGAACCCTATACGTTTATCGGCAACCCTGTGTTTAAGGGGCATTCCGTTGACGAGATGCGCGAGGCTTACCTCTCCTTTTTTGAAAAGAACGGCCATACCCGCATCGAGCGCTACCCGGTGGCCGCACGCTGGCGGGACGATATCTATCTCACCATCGCCTCGATCGCCGACTTCCAGCCATTCGTCACGGCAGGGATCGTTCCCCCGCCGGCAAATCCCCTTACCATCTCCCAGCCCTGTATCCGGTTAAACGACCTCGATTCGGTCGGGAGATCGGGCCGGCACCTGACCACTTTTGAGATGCTCGCCCATCATGCGTTCAACACGCCGACCGAAGAGATCTACTGGAAAGACCACACCGTAGAACTCTGCGACCAGTTCCTTGCCTCAATCGGCGGCGATCTCACCAAGGTCACCTACAAGGAACACCCGTGGATCGGCGGCGGGAACGCGGGCCCGAGTGTAGAGGTCATGATTGGCGGCCTCGAAGTAGCAACCCTTGTATTCATGAGTCTCGGACGCCAGAAGACCAGCCACCCCGGCTACGACCTCGACGGAACCATGTATTACCCGATCAAGCTCCGGATCGTCGATACCGGGTACGGTCTCGAACGCCTGGTCTGGGCTTCGAAGGGCTCCCCTACCATCTACGATGCGGTCTTCCCCGAGATGGTAAGCCGTGTCATGAGCTCGGCCGGCATCTCCCACCTGCTCGACAACAAGGATTACACGAAGATCCTCGCCTTAAACGCGAAGTTTGCCGGGCTCATGGACATCTCCGGCCCCAACCTCTTCAACCTCCGAAAGAAGGTTGCGGCTGCTATCGATATCTCTCCTGAGAAACTCGACAAGATGATGACACCGATAGAAAAGGTGTACGCGATTGTGGACCACACCCGCTGCCTTGCGTATATGCTCGGAGACTGCATTGTCCCCTCGAATGTCCGCGAGGGCTACCTTGCACGACTTGTCATCCGCCGGACCCTGCGGATGATGAACGATTTCAAGATGGAGGACTCCCTTGCCGATCTCATCGAAGAACAGATGAAGATCATCGGGATGAAAAAATTCCAGCAGGATATCTCCATTGTCCGCGAGATCGTTGACCGCGAGGTCGTGAAATATGCCGATACCCTCGACCGGGGTACCCGGATCGTCCAGAAGGTTGCAAAGACCTACAAGGCAAAGAGCCAGCGCGTACCGCTCTCCGAGATCGTCACCCTGTACGATTCCCACGGCATCCCCCCCGAGATGATAAAGGACATTGCCCAGAAGGAAGGGGCAGTCATCGATCTCCCCGACAACTTCTACTCCCAGATTGCCGACATGCACTCCGAGTCAAAAAAAGAGGTTACCTCGGATACAACCACCCAGTACGCCGAGCGGGTACAGGGACTGCCGGCAACAAAAAAACTCTACTACGAGCAACCGGAGGATATTGAGTTCGAAGGCGTAGTTCTCGACTTCTTCGACGGCTATGCGGTACTTGATCAGACCCTCTTCTATCCCGAAGGCGGCGGCCAGCCGGCCGATACGGGAAGCCTTGTCGGCGCCGAGAGCATGGCCCGGGTCGACAATGTCATAAAACTCGGGGACGTGATCCTCCATCATATCAGCGGCGGACTTCTCCAGCGCGGCGAGCGGGTCAAAGGCATGGTCGATGAGGAGCGCCGGTTCTCGCTGATGCGCCACCATACGGCAACCCACATCCTCCTGCACGCTTCCCAGGAAGTGCTCGGCGTCCATATCCACCAGGCCGGGGCGCAGAAAGGAGCGGAGAGTTCGCGTATCGATATCCGGCATTTCAAGCATATCACGCCAGAAGAACTCCGTAAGATCGAACTTGCCGCCAACCGCATGGTCATGGCAAACCAGCCGGTCGAGATCTCGATCGAGAACCGGACAAAAGCCGAGCAGGAGTACGGTTTTACCCTGTACCAGGGAGGTGTCCCGCAGGGCAAGGACATCCGCATTGTCAAGGTCGCCGGCGATATCGAAGCCTGCGCCGGGACACACTGCCGGAGTACCGGGGAGATCGGCGTAATCAAGATCTTACGAGTCGAGCACATCCAGGACGGGATCGAGCGTATCGAGTTTGCGGCGGGTAATGCTGCGGTCTATTATATCCAGCATCTCGAACAGATCGCCTCTGCTTCCGCAGATACCCTTTCTGTCCAGCTCGAAAACCTTCCCCCGACCGTTACCCGGTTCTTTTCCGAATGGAAGGACCAGAAAAAAGATATCGAGCGCCTGAGCCAGAAACTCGTGGAACTGGAAGTGCAGACCATCCGGCCCGAGACAATCGGGGGCATTCCGGTCGTTGTTAAGCGTGTGGATCTTGCCCCCCGCGAGCTCTCAACGCTTGCAACCTCCCTTTCTGCAAACGGCGGCATTGCACTCCTCGCCGCATCCGGCGATACCGCCCGTGTGGTTCTCTCATCCGGTGACAAACGGGTAAATGCCGGCGAGATCATCGGGCAGGTGTGCAGTCTCCTTGGCGGGAAAGGCGGGGGAAAACAATCGATGGCACAGGGTGGCGGACCGGACCTGGAGAAACTCGATCTTGCCCTCAATGTCGGGCGCGAGCGCATCCTTGCGGCGCTCCAGTAGACTTTAAAAAATGACCGAGAATGTGGTAGTCCTGGAACCGGGCGACGAGCGGGCCCAGAAGATCGCAAAGGCAATGGGAAGCCAGACTGCAAGCGATATCCTTACCCTGCTTGCCACGGGAGCAAAGAGCCTCACCGATATCACCGAGCAGCTGAAGATCCCGCTGACTACTGCGAAATACCATGCCGAAAACCTGCTCGACGCCGGGCTCATCATCATTTCCGAGACAAAGTACAGCGTGAAGGGGCGGGAAGTGAAGATGTACGCGCTTACCGACCAGCTTTTGATCGTTGCGCCAAAACAGACCAATGTCCGCTCGCTCCTCCTGAAGTATACCTCGCTCTTTGGGATCGTGGTTGTGGGCACCCTTGCAGTTATCGGTCTTGAGCCGCTCCTTGCCGGACAGGGCATGTGGTCGGAAACAGCTCCTGCCGCGATGACGATCCGGGCACCCGCAACCGGGGGCGCGGAAAACCAGGTGTATGCTGCAAAAGCCATGGCCGACACAAACGTCCTGGCACCGGCCTTCTCGCCGGACCTTGCGCTGGCATTCTTCTGCGGCGGAGTACTTGTTATCTTTGTCCTGCTCTGCTACGAAGCATATCTCTGGAGAAAGCGCCGCTAAAAACGGTGCAGATTCCTCTTTTTTATACCCGGTGATGATGAAGCGGGGATACTACTCATCCCGCATCGTTTTTGAGCGTCAAGGGAGCGGATCTTGTTCCCCAACGAGTACGTCCACGATCCGGCAGCGTTCATGATTATGGTATGGGCAGGTCGGTGAAGCAGGAGCCTATCGGCTATTAGAAAAAAGCCGGTCCCGGAATATGTGCCGGAAAAAAGAGTATTGGTGGTTATGCCCGCCCGGATTTCATCCGGCAGATGAGCAGGGCTGCAAGCCCGAGCGCCCCAATCACAAGGAATGCGGGGAGCGGGGATTTTGTCGGTGTCGGGATCGGGGTCAGGGTCGCAGTCTTTGTTGCGGTGACCTTCTTTGTGGTTACCGTAACCATCGGTGCCGTAGTGGCTGTTGTCGGCGAAGTGACCTGGAAGGTGATAATGCCGATCTGGCCTTTGGCATCGGAGAAAGTGACCTTATAGTTATCCGGTTGTGTAACCGGTACCGTCTGCGAGAACGAGCCGTCGCCGCTCTGGATCAGGTTGTTGGTCTTGATGTACTGGGGGCCCCAGATGTGGCCGGCGGATTCGCCGTCAACCTGGAGCTGGATCCCGTCGTTCCCGCCTTTCTTTAACGTACCGGCAATCACGAGCGCACTGGAAAGGTCCTGCGTCATCGGGGACGTGATCGTAAGTTCGGGCGAACGGTCGACAACGGTGACCAGTTCGCTTGAGATGGAATCCGATCTCATGGAGGGGACCGGGCCATTGAACTGGGTCTCAATCTTGTACTGGCCACCTTTGAGGCCGGTGGTATCGAAGAGCTTGTACTGGGTCGCCTGGTTGGGCTGGATGGTTATTGATTCGCGATCGATCTCAGTGGATGTGTACTGGGACTGGTAGAAGACGAGATCGAAACTGGTCCCCGCGGGGAAATCCGAATCTACCGCACACTTGATCATCTGGCCAACGGGAACCGTGTCGGAACAGTTCAGGTACATGCCATATGCTGATGCCGATCCCACGAGCGCGAGGGAGAGCATGAGTAGGAGAGGGAGAAACTTTTTCATGACTACAAGGTCGATTGCAGGAAATTAAAAAGGTTCCCTATTTTAATGGCCGGTCACACACGGCCAAAAAAACCATCCGCGTCCGCAGGCCGGCCTAGACAAGACCTACAAAATTTTTAAGAATCCGCAGGCCCGCGGCCCCGCTCTTTTCCGGGTGGAACTGGGTGCCGTACACGTTCCCGGAAAAGACCGATGAAGCAAACGGAAGGATATAATCGGTTTCCGTAAGGGTATATGCCGGGGTTGTCGTTGCATAATAGGAATGGACGAAGTACATGTACTGCTCTCCGGAAAGTCCGTCAAAGAGGGGGTTTTTTGGCTGCGCGAGCCGTACGGTGTTCCAGCCCATGTGGGGGACCTTCATTCCCGGTTCCTGCGGGAACCGGCGCACGGACCCGGGGACGAGCCCGAGTCCCTGATACGTGCCGTGCTCTTCACTCGACTCCATGAGCATCTGCATGCCAAGGCAGATCCCAAGAAGGGGCACACTGTCCCTGACCGCTTCGCAGAGGGTATCCTTGACCGGGCCCAGCTGTTCCATCCCCTCGTGGAATGCGCCGACACCGGGCAGCACGATGCTGTCGGCCGCTGCGATCTCTTCCGGTACACCGGTTATGGTCGCATGGGCGCCGGCAGCTTCGAGCCCGCGCATCACGCTCCTGAGGTTCCCGAGGCCATAGTCAATGATGACGACGTTTTTGCTGTGCATGTACTCCCTCCCGTATCCTCCATGCCCCGGACTCGACCCAGTCCCCGGGAAGACCGTTCTCTTTCTGCCATGAATCGAGTTTTTCCTTCCAGGGTTCCCAGAGGTCGGGGAACTCAGCCTCGATCATATGGATCAATGCCATATCACTGGACGGGCACATGAAACATCCGATCCGATCCAGCCCGCGCCCGTAGAGGACATTGTAGGGGGCGTTCTCGCGGAAGATGTACAGCCAGACGTGGAGGGCCGTCCAGTCCTGGATCGGGGCAGCAGATACCTGGACTTTTACGGTGGGGTTCTTCCAGACCCGGTTGCTCTCTGCCCGTTTGAGGGACTCGTACCTGCGCTGGCCGATAAAAGAGAGACACTCGCCCCACGTGGAGCGGATGGTCTCTGCTACCGGCAGGAGCTTGCAGACACTGCAGCACCAGCGGGCATTGACCGCAGGCGGGCCTTCGCGTTCGAGCGTCCGGTAGAATGTTTCCGAGGTGTTTGTGCGAACGACTTCCGCATTGTATTTTTCCCGGACTGCCTCTATATTCGCACAGGTCTCGGGGAATTCAAAGCCGGTATCGGCAAAGAGCAGGGGCACGTTCCCGAGCGCCTTACGGACAACAAGCAGTGTGGCAAGGCTGTCCTTTCCCCCGGAGTACGAGATGGTTGGCTGGAGAGGATACGCGGCAGTAACGTCCTGTACAAACCGGATCGCCTCTGCTTCCGCCTGGTTGAGGATCTCCGCATTGGCCCTGACCGCGTCGTCCCAGGTTGCCGCACCCGGCACGATGGCCGAGGCAACATTCCTCCGGGTCCGCACAACCTGGCCCTTCTCCATGGCCCGCGCTTCTGCGGCATTCACCTTTACCCTGCCCACGCCAATACATTCGCCGCTTTCCGTGACAATGAAGACCTCGTCTCCTTCCCGGACCGCATCGTCAATGGAGATCATTCCCGGGCGCAAAAGGCTCATGCTCTTGTCGCGGATGAACGGGGCAACCCCGTCCTCAACGGTAACAACGCGCTTTGTGGGATGAAAGAGGGCATATGCCTCGGGACGGGGGATCGGTTCCCAGCAGCGTTCTTTTGGCAGGTACCGGATGGAGCCGGCATTTCCTCCGCCAATGATGATCTCTTCCATCCGGTCGTCGTCGGGAACTTTGTTTAAGAGGACCAGCTGGCCCGGGGCAATGAGCGGAGCGCCGAAGTGTTCCCCGTAGATCCGGTTGATGAGGGCAATATCGTGGGGGAACGCCGGCCGTGCATCGCCCGGGGGAGTGAGCGGGACTTCCCGGGTCGCAGTACCGCAGGCGCAGGTCTTTCCCAGGACCGGGACATGGCAGCGATCGCACCACCGCAGCAGGATCTTTCCCAGGTACGTCGGGTGCATTCCTTCATCTGTTCGCACCCGGAAAATAAAAGGATAAGCGCATTTTTTTATGCAGGGGTGCCTCAAGCCCGGGCCGGGCGTTTTGGATCCGGGTGACGAACCGCGCCTGCGGGAGGTATAATAAGATCCGGTTCTCTATTGTTATAACGAGAAGAATCACGGCATTGCACGAGGCTGCGTGGGGAGAATTCCCTGCAAACGGTCCCGGCGATCTGTTCTGTGGGAACTGTAATCCGATACGGATCTTCCCGGAACCTGTTCACGTGCCGTGAAGGTGAACCGAATGACTATCGATATCTGGTTTATTGCCGCGATCTGTCTTTTTGTCCTGGCGTGCTGCGCAGTGCTGCGGGCCCTCTTTGTCCATTCCCTGCCCGATCGCCTCCTTGCCGCAAATGTTGCAGCAACGCTCGGGTGTGCCGGGGCGCTCTCCCTGACGGTTTCTGTCGGGGACCTGATCGTTGCGGTGCTGGCCCTTATTGTTGCCTGTATTGTGTTTGCCACAACGATCCGGGTTGCGGAAGGAATGGCCGGTGATGCCCCATGATCGATCTCCTCATGGATATCCTCATTACCCTCCTGCTCCTTGCGGCCATAGGGTTTGCCGGGATCAGCCTGATCGGCCTGCTCATCTTCCCGGACATCCGGAGCCGGTCCTTTACCGGGATCCGTGCGGGGATTATTTCCCTTTCACTCGTGGCCGCTGCCGGGGTCTGTTACGGCCTGTACACCTGGGTTGTAACCGGGGGAATGCAGTATCTCCTCTTCGTGGTTGCCGCAGTCCTTGCGGTGCTCATTATCGTTGTTCTTACCAGGAAAGCGGCAGAAACGTCCGAAGGTAGTGCCGGTTGTCCGGGAAACGCCCCGCAAGAACAGAGTAAAAAAGAATAATATCCCTGTTTTTTTCTCCGGAACGGGTTGCCAGGGCTTCGTCGGGTATATGCCGGCAGTAGTTCAGGCAGTCTCTTCCGGCACTTCTTCACATACTTCCTCTTCCGGCTCCAGGAAGCAGAGGACAGCTGCGATAGCCAGGAA
Protein-coding sequences here:
- a CDS encoding SWIM zinc finger family protein is translated as MSDPWQLLLQRKALDEEIRAALIAEYGTRGKKALDAVDRGQVRKYLDFFVVTGTTGDHVIDEGVCTCRDFAFRQKPCWHILAVRIAEATGKYVAHDTWYQENWKG
- the alaS gene encoding alanine--tRNA ligase, whose translation is MFEEEYQLEYFKDQGFTRKICKSCGSPFWTRDPSRESCGDAACEPYTFIGNPVFKGHSVDEMREAYLSFFEKNGHTRIERYPVAARWRDDIYLTIASIADFQPFVTAGIVPPPANPLTISQPCIRLNDLDSVGRSGRHLTTFEMLAHHAFNTPTEEIYWKDHTVELCDQFLASIGGDLTKVTYKEHPWIGGGNAGPSVEVMIGGLEVATLVFMSLGRQKTSHPGYDLDGTMYYPIKLRIVDTGYGLERLVWASKGSPTIYDAVFPEMVSRVMSSAGISHLLDNKDYTKILALNAKFAGLMDISGPNLFNLRKKVAAAIDISPEKLDKMMTPIEKVYAIVDHTRCLAYMLGDCIVPSNVREGYLARLVIRRTLRMMNDFKMEDSLADLIEEQMKIIGMKKFQQDISIVREIVDREVVKYADTLDRGTRIVQKVAKTYKAKSQRVPLSEIVTLYDSHGIPPEMIKDIAQKEGAVIDLPDNFYSQIADMHSESKKEVTSDTTTQYAERVQGLPATKKLYYEQPEDIEFEGVVLDFFDGYAVLDQTLFYPEGGGQPADTGSLVGAESMARVDNVIKLGDVILHHISGGLLQRGERVKGMVDEERRFSLMRHHTATHILLHASQEVLGVHIHQAGAQKGAESSRIDIRHFKHITPEELRKIELAANRMVMANQPVEISIENRTKAEQEYGFTLYQGGVPQGKDIRIVKVAGDIEACAGTHCRSTGEIGVIKILRVEHIQDGIERIEFAAGNAAVYYIQHLEQIASASADTLSVQLENLPPTVTRFFSEWKDQKKDIERLSQKLVELEVQTIRPETIGGIPVVVKRVDLAPRELSTLATSLSANGGIALLAASGDTARVVLSSGDKRVNAGEIIGQVCSLLGGKGGGKQSMAQGGGPDLEKLDLALNVGRERILAALQ
- a CDS encoding ArsR/SmtB family transcription factor; protein product: MTENVVVLEPGDERAQKIAKAMGSQTASDILTLLATGAKSLTDITEQLKIPLTTAKYHAENLLDAGLIIISETKYSVKGREVKMYALTDQLLIVAPKQTNVRSLLLKYTSLFGIVVVGTLAVIGLEPLLAGQGMWSETAPAAMTIRAPATGGAENQVYAAKAMADTNVLAPAFSPDLALAFFCGGVLVIFVLLCYEAYLWRKRR
- the hisH gene encoding imidazole glycerol phosphate synthase subunit HisH; this encodes MHSKNVVIIDYGLGNLRSVMRGLEAAGAHATITGVPEEIAAADSIVLPGVGAFHEGMEQLGPVKDTLCEAVRDSVPLLGICLGMQMLMESSEEHGTYQGLGLVPGSVRRFPQEPGMKVPHMGWNTVRLAQPKNPLFDGLSGEQYMYFVHSYYATTTPAYTLTETDYILPFASSVFSGNVYGTQFHPEKSGAAGLRILKNFVGLV
- a CDS encoding phosphoadenosine phosphosulfate reductase family protein gives rise to the protein MHPTYLGKILLRWCDRCHVPVLGKTCACGTATREVPLTPPGDARPAFPHDIALINRIYGEHFGAPLIAPGQLVLLNKVPDDDRMEEIIIGGGNAGSIRYLPKERCWEPIPRPEAYALFHPTKRVVTVEDGVAPFIRDKSMSLLRPGMISIDDAVREGDEVFIVTESGECIGVGRVKVNAAEARAMEKGQVVRTRRNVASAIVPGAATWDDAVRANAEILNQAEAEAIRFVQDVTAAYPLQPTISYSGGKDSLATLLVVRKALGNVPLLFADTGFEFPETCANIEAVREKYNAEVVRTNTSETFYRTLEREGPPAVNARWCCSVCKLLPVAETIRSTWGECLSFIGQRRYESLKRAESNRVWKNPTVKVQVSAAPIQDWTALHVWLYIFRENAPYNVLYGRGLDRIGCFMCPSSDMALIHMIEAEFPDLWEPWKEKLDSWQKENGLPGDWVESGAWRIREGVHAQQKRRHH